The proteins below are encoded in one region of Deinococcus metalli:
- a CDS encoding sensor histidine kinase, whose amino-acid sequence MDDLRRALLPPLRLPLPDSTVWTVALLLLAAVLTVDMLTPASLVVGTLLSASVAFALLGASGRATWPLTGLAVLANVIAGLVNGTRDGWDTTDLANRAVSILAVLLVGWLTHRARQASERAAQLREDERQLTRERALRQLAQDMGGPLGLPEFVERAAHALQRLTGAQSVEVGALEKATLRAPHALVTAPGREPVTGRLGQRLPLEFLARPSGVSGGPDSDLWAADGGNVFLARLRRPDSGDLLILLTAPVTPPALTGEAAAALQPLLERTALLDELRSSRAQLAERGELLRDLVYAFSHDLRTPLMANGMNMHAALRGAYGPLPDAYRATLVNGIQSNETLLSLAEQLLLVAKYESGEDQDSPGEGGRVNLRDVVLGVVGDLRTRAEERQVTIETDLEGAGVAGRRHDLRRAAQNLVENAVKFSPPGGTVRVTVRADDEATLTVQDEGPGVPTSAQARLFQRFHAGGAGRGTGLGLYLTRKIAEAHGGAVRYDRTPQARSVFTLTLPLAPEAAHV is encoded by the coding sequence ATGGACGATCTGCGCCGCGCCCTCCTGCCCCCGCTGCGTCTGCCGCTGCCCGACAGCACCGTGTGGACGGTCGCGCTGCTGCTGCTGGCCGCCGTGCTGACGGTGGACATGCTCACGCCGGCGTCGCTGGTGGTGGGCACGCTGCTGAGCGCGTCGGTGGCCTTCGCGCTGCTGGGCGCGTCCGGCCGGGCCACGTGGCCGCTGACGGGCCTGGCGGTGCTGGCGAACGTGATCGCGGGCCTGGTGAACGGCACGCGCGACGGCTGGGACACCACGGACCTCGCCAACCGCGCGGTGAGCATCCTGGCGGTGCTGCTGGTCGGGTGGCTCACGCACCGGGCGCGGCAGGCCAGCGAGCGCGCCGCGCAGCTGCGCGAGGACGAGCGCCAGCTGACGCGCGAGCGGGCGCTGCGTCAGCTCGCACAGGACATGGGCGGGCCGCTGGGCCTGCCGGAGTTCGTGGAACGCGCCGCCCACGCCCTGCAGCGCCTGACCGGCGCGCAGAGCGTGGAGGTCGGGGCGCTGGAGAAGGCCACGCTGCGCGCGCCGCACGCGCTGGTCACGGCGCCCGGCCGGGAGCCCGTGACCGGCCGGCTGGGGCAACGGCTGCCGCTGGAGTTCCTGGCCCGCCCGTCCGGCGTGAGCGGCGGCCCGGACAGCGACCTGTGGGCGGCGGACGGCGGGAACGTGTTCCTGGCCCGGCTGCGCCGCCCGGACAGCGGCGACCTGCTGATCCTCCTGACCGCGCCCGTCACGCCCCCCGCCCTGACCGGCGAGGCGGCGGCGGCGCTGCAACCCCTGCTGGAACGCACCGCGCTGCTCGACGAACTGCGCAGCAGCCGCGCGCAGCTCGCGGAGCGCGGAGAGCTGCTGCGCGACCTCGTGTACGCGTTCTCGCACGACCTGCGCACGCCGCTGATGGCGAACGGCATGAACATGCACGCTGCCCTGCGCGGCGCCTACGGTCCCCTGCCGGACGCGTACCGCGCCACCCTGGTCAACGGCATCCAGTCCAACGAGACGCTGCTGTCCCTGGCCGAGCAGCTCCTGCTGGTCGCCAAGTACGAGAGCGGCGAGGACCAGGACAGCCCGGGCGAGGGCGGCCGCGTGAACCTGCGCGACGTCGTGCTGGGCGTGGTGGGCGACCTGCGCACGCGCGCCGAGGAGCGGCAGGTGACCATCGAGACGGACCTGGAGGGCGCGGGCGTCGCCGGGCGGCGCCACGACCTGCGCCGGGCCGCGCAGAACCTCGTGGAGAACGCCGTGAAGTTCTCCCCGCCCGGCGGCACCGTGCGCGTTACGGTGCGCGCGGACGACGAGGCGACCCTGACCGTGCAGGACGAGGGACCGGGCGTACCCACCAGCGCCCAGGCGCGGCTGTTCCAGCGCTTCCACGCGGGCGGCGCGGGCCGCGGCACCGGCCTGGGCCTGTACCTGACGCGCAAGATCGCCGAGGCGCACGGCGGCGCGGTGCGCTACGACCGCACGCCGCAGGCCCGC